In the genome of Pacificitalea manganoxidans, the window GCCGCCGATGCGCTTGTCGCCGATCCAGGTCTGCGGCGTGGTCTCGACCCCGTGATTTTCCATGAAAGCATCAGTTTCCTCGCGTGTCGTCAGGTGGTGATCCTCGACCTCGTACCCTTCCCGTTCGAGCAGGTCTTTGGACTTGAGACCATAAGGGCAAAGGTGATCCAGCATGACCATCCGGTAGAGTTGGGCTGTTTTCGATGCGTCTTTCGGCATGGTGTTTCCTCCAGTTTCTGGTTCAGGCACCGCAACCGTAATGTCCGCGATACCCTGCACGCAGACCGGGCCCAAGTTCGAGAACGAGATCGGCGTCCTGCATTTCGCCACTATTTGCGGCCAATGTGCCGGTTCCGCTCGGCGCGCTCAACGCCACTGTCATGCCTTCCTTGCCCCAAGTGCTTCCGGCGTCGCCAGCCTCCAGCCGCACCAGATCGCCGCTGATCTTGGCGAGAGCTACACTCCCACCGTCGATGCGGCCCACCGCCAGCGCAGGCCTGCTTGTGGTGGTGTAGGTGAACGTGCACGCCGCGCCGTCCGGGAAGAGTTGTGCGATGTCCTCCCGGGTCAGGAATTCAAGATCGAGAATGGTGATCTCCGCCGTGGACAGCGCCTCGTCAAGGCTCACGATCTGCGCCGGTCCGCTTTCTGACTGTGCCGGACTGTCACCATTGGCGTCGATATCGTTCACCAGATAACGCATCTCGGCGATTTCCTTGTCCTGCGCATAGATGATCTCATCCGCCAACTTGCGCACGCGCGGGTCCGAGATATCGGCGCGGCTGGAGGTCATGATCGCGATCGAGTGGTGCGGGATCATTGCCCGCATGTAGCTGGTGTCGCCCACCGTCACCTGGCTGCGGACCAGCCAGAGCGAGGCGGCAAAGACCACAGCGGCACCGATGAAGATGGCGGCGTTAGCCGTCTTGCTGGAATACATCGACAGCATGAAGCCCAGCATGATGATCGCCATGGTGGCACCCATCAGGAGAGCCATGTAGACCCGCGTTTCCGACCAGAACACATGCGTCCAGAGGTAGGTATTGAGATACATCAGACCGAACATGACGACGGTAGATGTCGCGATCATCGCGAAAAAGCGGCCATATGACATGAAGTTGTCCTCTCTCGAAATCGTGAAGTATAGAGGTAGAACAACTTTCCCGCGCTGGAATGTTCCGAAAAAGCTGCAGCCAGTCGCACCTTATGGGTGGCGCTGCCCGCTGCGGGACATATCTTAATCCGCTGCCCTGGCGGTCCGGGTCTTATCCTCTTCCATAGCCAGATCTGCGAGAATCGGACAATCAGGCCTGTGATCGCCAGCGCAGGCATCGACAAGGTGCGACAGCGTCGCGCGCATCTCGGTCAGTTCTGCGATTTTCCGGTCGATCCGGTCGAGGTGTTCTTCGGCGATCTGCTTGACCTCGGCGCTGGCGCGGTCGGTGTCGGCATAGAGTTTCAGCAGGCTCCGGCAGTCCTCGATGGTGAAGCCCAAGGCGCGCGCCCGGCCGAGAAACGCCAGCTTGTGGACGTCGCTCTGCCGAAAGCTGCGATAACCGTTGGCACTGCGCAGCGGCTCGACCAGCCCGATGTCCTCGTAGTAGCGAATGGTCTTCGCGGGAAGGCCGGACATGTCGGCCACGTCTCCGATGTTCATGATAGTTTCCTCCTTGAGCTTATTCAGCCGGGACTGGTGACAGGTTGGCGGCAGAGCCGGGTTGCGCCTGTTCCTGCATCGCCGGGCGGACGCGGCGCAGGCGCAGCGCGTTCGTCAGTACGAAGACCGAGCTGAGCGCCATTGCCCCAGCCGCCAGCACCGGCGACAGCAGCAGGCCCGACACCGGGTAGAGCAGCCCCGCCGCCACCGGAATGAGGGCCACGTTATAGCCGAAGGCCCAGAACAGGTTCTGGCTGATGTTGCGCATCGTACGCCGCGACACTTCCAGCGCGTTGACCACGCCGCGCAAATCGCCCGACATTAGCACCACATCGGCGGATTCGATGGCGACGTCGGTGCCGGTGCCAATGCTGATGCCCACGTCCGCATGAGCAAGCGCGGGCGCATCGTTGATGCCGTCGCCTACAAAGGCGATGTGCTGGCTCGGGCCGCGCAGATCGTCCAATGCCGCCACCTTGCCATCGGGCAGCACGCCCGCGATCACATGGTCGATGCCGGTCTCGCGGCCGATGGCCTCTGCCGTCTCTCGCTTGTCGCCGGTGATCATGGCGACCTTCAGGCCCAGATCGTGCAACGCCCGGATGGCCGCCGCGCTGGACGGCTTTACCGGATCGGCCACGGCGATGACGGCGGCCACCCGCCCGTCGATGGCGGCATAAAGCGCGGTGCGGCCCTGTTCAGCCAGGCGGCGCTCGGCGTCGGCCAACGCGCCGATGTCCACCCCTTCGCGCGTCATCAGACGGTCGGCCCCCACCAGCACGTCGCGGCCTGCGACCTCGGCCCGGACACCGTGGCCCGTGATGGAGGTGAAGTTCCGCGCGTCGTGTCGAGTGACCGTCTCGGCTTCCGCCGCCCGCAGAATGGCCTCGGCGATAGGGTGTTCCGACTGCGCCTCGACCGCCGCGACCAGGGCCAGCACCTCGGCCCGTTCAAAGCCGTCGGCCAGCACCAGATCGGTCAGTTCGGGGCGCCCTTCGGTCACCGTGCCGGTCTTGTCCAGCGCCACCACATCCACTGTCGAAAGCTGTTGCAGCGCATCGCCCTTGCGGAACAGCACGCCCATTTCAGCGGCACGGCCGGTGCCGACCATGATCGAGGTCGGCGTGGCCAGCCCCATCGCGCAAGGGCATGCGATGATCAGCACGGATACACCCGCAACGAGGGCATAGGACAGGGCGGGCGAGGGGCCGACCAGCAGCCAGACGATAACCGTAAGCAGCGCCAGCGCCATGACCGCCGGCACGAACAACAGGGTGATCCGGTCGACCAGCCCCTGGATCGGCAGCTTGGCGCTCTGCGCCTCTTCGACCATGCGGATGATTTGCGCCAGCGTCGTATCCGCTCCCACGCGTGTCGCACGGAACTGGAAGGCACCGGAACCGTTGACGGTCCCGCCGGTGACGGGATCGCCCACCAACTTGGCGACAGGCACCGGCTCGCCGGTGATCATGCTCTCATCGACGCGGGCGCTGCCTTCGGTCACTTCACCGTCCACGGCAATCCGCTCTCCGGGGCGCACGAGCAGGATGTCGCCCGCGGCGATGCGCTCGATGGCCACGTCCTCAGGCTCTCCGTCCACCAGCACGCGGGCGGTCTTGGCCTGAAGGCCCAGCAGCTTCTGGATCGCTGCGCCGGTGCGGCCCTTGGCGCGCGCCTCCAGCCACCGGCCCAGCAGGATTAGCACGATGATGACCGCCGCCGCCTCGAAATAGACGGCACGCGACCGTTCGGGCAGCAGCGCGGGCGCGAATAGCGCCACGAGAGAATAGAGATAGGCGGCAGAAGTGCCGACCGCGACAAGGCTGTTCATGTCCGGCGCACGCTTGAGCAGGGCTGGAAACCCGCGCGTGTAGAAGCTGCGCCCCGGCCAGAGCAGAACCACCGTGGTCAGGACGAACTGGATCAGCCAGCTTGCTCGATGGCCGATCGTGTCGCCGATCAGACCATGCATGCCGGGGATCAGATGCGCGCCCATTTCCAGCAGAAACACCGGCAGGGTGAGGGCCGCCGCCAGGGCGGTCCTGCGGGCCAGCATCCGCGCCTCTTCATCCTTCCGGACACTCGTGTCTTCCGCCTCTCTGTCCTGCGGCAAGGTCGCGGGATAGCCTGCGTCACCCGCCGCCTTCAGCAGGTCTGCAACCGCAACCGCGCCTTCGAGATACGTTACCGTCGCAGTTTCCGAGGCCAGATTGACGTTCACGGCCAGCACGCCTGGCATCGCCGCCAAAGCCTTGTCCACCCGACCGACGCAGGACGCGCAGGACATGGAGGCCACGTTCAGGCGAGTGCTCTGCTTACGGGCCGGATAGCCAATCTCTTCCAGCTTTTCGACGATGTTCGAAATGCGCTCTGGCGCGTCGATCTGCGCCTGAGCGGTTTCGCTGGCGAGGTTGACTCGAACGTCGCTGACGCCCGGCAGGCCGGAAAGCCCACGCTCCACCCGCCCGACGCAAGAGGCGCAGGACATGTTCTGCAGGGAAAGTCGAAGGGTATGCGAATCCGACATGGGTGACTCCTGATCCTGGTCCTCCGAGAGATAAGGGTTCCATTCGCTGGAAGGTCAACAGATGCATCGAGGAATTTTTTCGGGCATTGACCTTCCCATAGGGGGACGGCCTAGATGGCAGCAGTAAGAAGGAGATCGTGATGATCAGGTTCAGCGTGCCGGACATGAACTGCGGACATTGCACCGCGTCGATAGAGAAGGCCATTGTGACGATAGACCCACACGCGACTGTCACCTGTGACCTGACTGCGCGTTCCGTCGAGGTAGATAGCGCATTGGATGAAAGCGCTCTGAAGGCAGCGATTCACGATGCGGGCTACGGATCGCAAAGACTGAGTTAGTCCCGGCACTTCCAGTCATTACTGAAGTACTCACTACCATTTTCGCGTCTTCTGTCTGACTGGTGAACGTTGCTATGTATCTATTGCGCAACAGTTTTGAGCGCTCGCAGCGAGAATTCGCCTGCCTCGCTAGAATGTGCCAAACCTTCCCGCGCTGTAAGCGTTGACTAATTTGTCAAAACGTCCAAGTTTCCGTTCATGAGAATGCGTGTCGCCACTTCGGTATGGGTGAAATTCCTCACTTGCTTCGCTTTTGCGTTGGCATTGGTTCTGTCTCCACCTTCTGCGGCACACGCGGCCTCGGGAATGCATGATGGTCAGCATTCTGGATCGATCAGCGCCCTTCTCAGCGAACCGACAGTTGGTCAGGGAACTGATATCCACGCCGACCACATGAAACACCCGGCGACAGTTGACGTGGATGACATATCCTCCGACATTGGTGAAACAGAGCATCAATCAACTCAGTGTTGTAACGGAATATGCATTTCTGTCGTCATTCCAGACGCAGACTTGGTATTCCCGGATCCTATTGCTGCGAAAAAATATATGATCCTGAGCGGTCAGACGCATTCCGTCGAAACATCAGGGTTTCTGCGGCCCCCTCGATTCCTGATCTGAAACGGCGCCCAATCCGGGTGTGAGCCTTGCGCAGACTCTGCGTGAGACATCGTTCATCAATCAGGTTACCTTCATGAAAATTCATCTACTTATGGGGGCTTCGGCCCTCGGGCTTGGCGCATGCGCCTATGAGCCTACCCCTTTGCCCTCCGTTGCGACACAACAGGCTGTCGTCAACGCGACCGTTTCGTCTCCGATCAGCTATCAAGATCCATTGGCTGGCTACACCTATCGTGGTCCGACGGGTCCCCGTGATTGGCGTTCCGTCAATCAAGAGCAGACGGAGGGCAACTGATGCGGCTATCGAAATTTCCTCTGCTATTCGGCTTTCCGCTAATTTTGGGTGCCTGCGCAACCGCTGTACCGGGCATCTACACGGAACCGAAAGCCGGCTTCGCCAACATTTCCAGCCAAGTCACACCGGCCATCGGCAAACGGACTGCCTTCGCCGAAACCCAGGCCGAAAACGAGGCTTTGAAAAAGCAGGTGCATGCGATGGTGCATCGCAAGACCATTTCGGCGGACACCGCCGTTCAGGTCGCGCTCCTGAACAATAAAGGTCTGCAAGCGTCTTACGCCAATGTTGGCCTGTCGGCCGCTGAGGCCTGGCAGCAATCGACGCCGGAAAACCCGATCGTATCAATTGGTGTTTTGGGAATCGGTGCGCCTGAGCTCGGTGCCTACAGAGCGATCGAAGGGCTGATCCGGTCGAACGTCCTCGATGCCACCACGCGCAAACAGCGCATGGCCATTGCTGATGCAAGCTTCCGGCAGGCTCAGCTCAATGCCGTGAACGACACACTTGCGCTGGCCAATCAGACGCGAAAGGCATGGGTCGATGCAGTCGCCGCCTTCGAGGCAGTGAGCTATCTGCGGCGCGCGAAAGCGACCTCTGACGCCGGCTCTGAACTGGCGATGAGGTTGGGCGAGACCGGCGCACTCAACAAAGCTGGGCAGGCCCGCGAACAGGCATTCAATGCCGAACTGGCGGGGCAACTTGCACAGGCACGATTGAACGCCACTCGGTCCAAGGAGGCTTTGACCAGGTTGATGGGTCTCTGGGGCACCGAAGTCGATTACCATGTGCCAGATGCCCTTCCTGCACTGCCGCGTTCTGTCGGCCGTGTGACCGACATCGAGGCCAAGGCGCTCCGAAACCGGGTGGATCTGCGTGTTGCCAAACTTGGCCTGGAAGCGCAGGCCAAGGCGTTTGGGCTGACCGATCAGACCCGCATTGTCAGCGATCTTGAGTTCATTGCCGGGTTCGAGGCGGAGCGGGAAATTGAGGACGGAGAAACGGAAACCGTGACCACCCCTCAGGTGGAAGTGGAGTTCGCGATCCCGATCTATGACACCGGCAAGGCCCGGATGCGCAAGGCGGAATTGTCTTATCTACAAGCGGCCAACGTGCTCGCAGAGAAGGCCGTGAACGTCCGGTCCGAAGCGCGAGGTGCTGAGACTTCCTATCATGCCGCATATAAAATCGCGCGCCACTACCGCGACGTTCTGGTGCCGCTACGCACGACCGTCGAAGAAGAGGGTTTGCTGTCTTACAACGGCATGATCACCAACACTTTCGAGCTGCTGACTGACGTGCGCGAGAAACTTGGCGCATCCCTGGAAGCGGCAAATGCAAAACGCGAATTCTACATGGCACAGGCCGATCTGACCGCCGCGATCTATGGCGGCGGCGAAGGCGGCGGTGGTGCTGGTGGAGAAGGCGCAACGCTTGCCGCCGGTGGCGGTGCAGGACACTGAAAGGAACTGACATGTTGAACAGACGTCAATTACTCGGAGCCGGCGCGGCAGGCGCAACGCTGGTCTCTTCAAAAGCCTGGGGTCAAACCCTGAACATGGGCCTACCCGAAGCCGCGCAGATGGACAGTGCGGCAACGGCGATTACGGCGCGTCCGTCGTCGGGGCCGGACTACACACCTGTGGTCACGCTGAACGGGTGGACCCTGCCGCACCGGATGAACAACGGGGTCAAGGAATTTCACCTCGTCGCCGAACCGGTAGAGCGCGAACTTGCCGACGGCATGATCGCGCATTTGTGGGGTTACAACGGCCAGTCCACCGGCCCAACGATCGAAGCAGTCGAAGGCGACCGGGTCCGCATCTACGTCACCAACAAGCTGCCGGAAGGCACGACAGTGCACTGGCACGGGCTCATCCTGCCTTCGGGCATGGATGGGGTCTCCGGGTTGAGTCATCCCAGCATCCCGCCAGGCAAAACGTTCATCTACGAGTTCGACTTGGTGAAATCAGGAACCTTCATGTATCACCCCCATGGCGACGAAATGGCGCAGATGGCGATGGGGATGATGGGCATGTTCGTGGTCCACCCCAAGGATCCCACGTTCATGCCGGTGGATCGCGATTTTCTGATCATGCTGAATGCCTTTGACATCGATCCCGGCACATATGTGCCGCGCATCATGACGATGACGGACTTCAACCTGTGGACGTGGAACAGTCGGATCTTCCCCGACATCGATCCGCTGGTCGTGAACAAGGGCGACAAGGTGCGAGTACGCGTCGGCAACCTCACGATGACAAACCACCCGATCCACATGCACGGCTATGACTTCAAGGTCACCTGCACGGATGGTGGCTGGGTGCCGTCAGAAGCGCAATGGCCGGAGGTCAGCATCGACATCCCCGTGGGCGGGATGCGCGCCTATGAGTTCGTCGCAGACCATCTGGGTGACTGGGCGCTTCACTGCCACAAGTCGCACCACACGATGAATGCCATGGGTCACGATGTGCCGACGTTCATCGGGGTCAACAAGAAGCCGCTGACCCAGAAGATCCGTCAGTTCCAGCCGGAATACATGCCCATGGGCATGTCCGGCATGGGGGACATGGCGAAAATGGAAATGCCGCTGCCTGACAATACGATCCCGATGATGACGGGTTGGGGGCCCTACGGCCCCATCGAGATGGGCGGCATGTTTTCGGTCGTAAAGGTGCGGGACGGCATCGACGCGGACGATTACTCCGATCCCGGCTGGTACGAAAATCCTCCGGGCGAGATGGCCTACGAATGGACTGGCGAATTGCCCGAGTTCGCCTCGAACAACAGTCCCAAGACCATTCTCACACCAAAACCAAACTCGAAGGGCTGAACGGCCCTTCGTCGACTCCAACCAAACCAAACCTACAGGAAAACCAAATGAAAAAACTTCTTCTGAGCACCTCTCTCGTCCTTTTCGCTTCAACGGGGGCTTTCGCTGACGTTGGTCATGCCAAAATGGCCATCGGTATGCCCGGCCATACGGCAAAAGTCGACCGGACGATTGATGTAACCCTGCTTGAAAACGACGAAGGCGAAATGCTGATCGAGAGTGAGGAGATGACCATCAAGCAGGGTGAAACCATACGCTTCAACATCACGAACAAGGGTGAGCTGGAACACGAGTTTGTTCTCGACACGCTGGAAAATAACGCCGAGCACAAGATCGAAATGGCCAAGATGGACATGGAACACGACGACCCGAACCGTATCCGTCTTGATCCGGGTGCCACGGGCGAGGTCGTCTGGACGTTCGCGAATGCTGGTACGTTCGAAGCCGCGTGCCTGATCCCGGGTCACTACGAATCCGGCATGCACCGTGCGGTCTCGGTGGGGGACCAGATGGCTCAGGCTGACGTGGAATACACGAGCGGGACCATAAAGAAGATCGACGCCAAGGCCGGCAAGGTCACAATCATCCACGGCCCTCTGGTCAACCTCGATATGCCCGCGATGACGATGGTATTCCGCGCGGACGAAGCGATAATGGCCAAGATGGCAGAAGGTCAGGACATCGAGTTTGTTGCCGACCGGGTCAAGGGCAAGCTTACTGTCACGCAGATGAAGTGAAGACTGACCTTGGGGCCGAGGCGTACATGCCCGGCCCCAACGCTTTGAGGCAATTAAATCAAGCGCTACGGAGGTAGCCGAGCATTATGAATTTCCTGATAACCTGCACATGCGCCCTTGCGCTCGTCGTTCCGGCTTTCTCAGTGAACGCTTCCAGTGGCAAAGGTCAGCAACCTCATGCAGCAATACACGTTTTGCTGAAATAGAAGTATCGTCCAGCTTCACGTTCAATACGCGGATCGTCTAAAGCCTCAATCGCCGTAGTCTGAGCGCGTTCGCGATGACCGAGACCGACGAGAGGCTCATTGCGGCGGCGGCGAACATGGGCGACATCAACAGCCCGAATACCGGGTAGAGCACGCCCGCAGCTAAGGGCACACCGAGCGTGTTGTAGGCAAAGGCCCAGAACAGGTTCTGGCGTATGTTACCGATCGTCGCCACGGCCAGCGTCCGTGCCTTGACGATACCGTTCAGATCGCCGCTCAAGAGAGTGATGCCCGCGCTTTCAACCGCCACGTCCGCACCCGTGCCCATGGCCAGGCCGACGTCCGCTGCGGCCAGAGCCGGTGCATCGTTGACACCATCGCCGGCCATGGCGACCTTTTTGCCATTCGCGTGCAGCTCGTCCACCAGCGCCTTCTTGTCTTCCGGCAGAACTCCAGCCCGGACCTCGTCGATGCCGAGGAGCTGCGCCACGGCCCTTGCAGTGCGTTCGTTATCCCCCGTAGCCATGATTATCCGCAGGCCCGCCTCGTGCAGTTCCTTGATGACCTCGGCCGTCGTTTCCTTGATCGGGTCGGCGACGGCGACGATGCCGGACAGTTTTCCTTCTATGGCCACGAACATGGCCGTCTTGCCTTCGCTGCGCAGAACGTCTGCCGCCTCCTCTGCTGCGGAGGTGTCGAGGGACATGTCGCGCATCATCGCGGTGTTACCAAGCGCGACGGCGTGGCCCGAGACGGTTCCGCTCACACCCTTGCCGGTCACGGCTTCGAAGTTCTCGGCATTGCCGACTTTGATACCTCTCTCTTTCGCGCCTTCGACGATGGCCTCTGCCAGCGGGTGCTCAGAGCCTTTTTCCAAGGCAGCCGCGAGGCTCAGAATGGTTTCTTCGGTCTCGTCGCCCAGAGCGTTCACATCGGTCAGCTTCGGCTTGCCTTCGGTCAGGGTGCCGGTCTTATCGACGATCAGCGTATCGACCTTGGCCATGCGTTCCAGCGCTTCGGCATCCTTGATCAGGACACCCGCCTGTGCACCGCGCCCTGCAGCCGTCGTGATCGAGATCGGCGTCGCAAGGCCCAATGCACAGGGGCAGGCGATGATCAGCACTGACACCGCCGAGGCGATGGCAAAGACGAGCGCAGGTTCGGGCCCGAAGCCGAGCCAAGCGGCGAAGGAAAGGATGGCGACCACGACAACGGTCGGCACGAAATAGGAAGAAACCTTGTCCGCAAGCCCCTGGATCGGTGCGCGGGATCGCCGCGCGTTCGCGACCATCTCGACGATCTGGCTCAGCATCGTGTCGGCACCTACACGAGCGGCTTCTATGACAAGGGAGCCGTTCTTATTGATTGTGCCGCCGGTGACCGTATCGCCCGGACCTTTTTCGACCGGCAACGGCTCGCCAGTGATCATGCTCTCGTCGATGGATGACGTGCCGTCGACGACCTTGGCATCGACGGGGACCGCGTCGCCGGGGCGCACCCGCAACCGGTCGCCCTCCACAATGTTTTCCAGCGGCGCGTCATATTCCGTGCCGTCGGGCAGGATGCGCCGCGCCGTTTTCGGGGCCAGATCGAGCAGTGCCCGGATGGCATCGCCGGTCCGTTCCCGCGCCCGCAATTCCAAAACCTGTCCGACGAAAATCAGAGTGATGATAACGACGGCGGCTTCAAAATAGGTGCCGACTCCCGCGCCCATCCGGTAAGCCTCCGGAAACACGCCCGGAAGGAATGTGGCGACCAGCGAATAGATGTAGGCCGCGCCGACACCAAGCGCGATCAGCGTCCACATGTTGGGCGAGCGGTTCACGATCGACGCCCATCCCCGCACGAAAAACGGCTTCGCTGCCCACAACACGATAGGCGTCGCCAGCAGGAACTCGATGTATGTCGCCAGCCGATGTCCGATCAAGTCCCGGACCGGCAAACCGACCAGCTCTCCCATAGTCAGGATAACCAGAGGAACGGCTGCGGCGGCACTGATCCACATCCGGCGGGTAAAGTCGGTCAGTTCTTCGCTGGGTTCATCCGACGGCACCATCGGTTCAAGCGCCATGCCGCAGATCGGACAGGCGCCGGGCTCGTCACGAACTATCTCGGGGTGCATTGGGCAGGTGTACTGAGTTCCGGCTTTCGGGGTCATGCTGTGATCCGATGCCGTACCTGAGGCATAGTAGATCGGATCGGCCTCGAACCTGGTCTGGCACTTATCGGAGCAGAAGTAGAAGGTTTCACCGTCATAATCCGCCTGACGGGCCTGCGGAGACATAGTGACGGACATGCCGCAAACTGGATCCTTGGCCTGATCGGATGACCGCTCTCGCGGGTGCGGTTCTGTTACCTGTATCATGCTCTAGCCCTCCAAAATGATGCCAATTCCTAAGATGGGGCTTCCAGCAACTGGAAGGTCAAGCTTGGATTGCTGATTAGCGAAGGAAAGCTGATTGATACTGCCAATATATTACATAATAAACAATACGCGTGTATGCACTGTACGCGCAAAGTTAAAATGTCCCACATCTGCAAAGTAGAAATGTCACACTTCCCTGTTGATCAAGCAGGATTGGAGTGTGTCCGTGGGAATGTTGATCATGAGCGAGCGCGAGCTGAACCGCATAGAAGTACTGAGCCAGGTGACCCAAGGCCGGATGACGGCTGTGACGGCCGCCAACCTGCTCGGATTGAGCCGCAGGCAGGTCCACAGGTTGCTGAGGGCGTTTCAGTCCGAGGGTCCGGCAGCGATCCGGCACAAGGCGCGCGGCCGGGCCTCGAACAACCGGACCGATCCGGCGGTTCGGGATTTTGCGGTGACACTGGTGCGAGAGACCTACATCGACTTTGGCCCGACCTTTGCGTCGGAGAAGCTTGCGGAAGATCACGGGCTGAAAGTGTCACGCGAGACGCTGCGCAAATGGATGCAGGACGCTGGACTGTGGCTCTCACGCAAGCAACGCCGGACGTTCCACCAGCCACGTCTGCGCCGGGAATGCTACGGCGAGCTGATCCAGATCGACGGGTCGGATCATCATTGGTTCGAGGATCGCGGCCCGGCCTGCACCCTGCTGGTCTTCATCGACGATGCCACCAGCACACTCATGCATCTGCAGTTCGTGAAGTCTGAGAGCACGTTCAGCTACTTCGGCGCGCTGGAGCGATACCTGGAAGCGCATGGCCGCCCCGTCGCTTTCTACTCCGACAAGCACACGGTGGGGTAGATTCCGGTAGGGGGCAGGATCGTATCACAAGGCCCTGACGCCCCCTACTTCCCTTCAATCTGAGCTCTGTGGTCGCCTTCGTGGTGGCGATGAGCGCTGTGCGCCCGTTTGGTGGCTGTGAAGGCGGCAAGATATAGGCATGATTACTTCACAACCTTACCCCCTGCTTGCCGCCGCCACCTGTATTCGCCGGTGAGCAGGATGTGCGCCCATCCGAGCGGGGAGATATGTGCCAGTAGATCGGGGCCGCAATTCAGCCCGGCCCGCTGCCGCGCGGCCACGGCCTGACCGAGGTACTTGGTGTTCCAGTAGATGATGATGGCGGCGAGCAGGTTGAGGCCGGCCATGCGGTAGTGCTGTCCCTCTGCGGTGCGATCGCGGATTTCACCTTGTCGCCCGATACGCAGGGCGTTTTTCAGGGCGTGATGGGCCTCGCCCTTGTTCAGGCCAATCTGGGCCCGACGCTGCATGTCGGCGTCGAGGAGCCACTCGATGATGAAGAGGGTGCGCTCGACGCGGCCGATTTCGCGGAGCGCCACGGCCAGCTCGTGTTGTCGCGGATAGGCCGCGAACTTCTTGAGCAGCTGACTGGGCGGCATAGCGCCCGTCACCATGGTGGCCGCGGAACGCAGGACGCCGGGCCAATTCTGGACGATGAGGCCCTCGCGGATTTTACCCCCGATCAGGCCACGCAATTCGTCCGGCGCTGACGCCGGGTCGGACAGGTGGAGCCGTCTGGATGGCAGGTCACGGATACGCGGGATAAACCGGAACCCGAGCAACGAGGTCACGGCAAAGACGTGATCGGTGAACCCGCCGGTGTCGGCATACTGCTCTGTGATCTTCCACCCGGCCTCGTTCATCAGCAGCCCGTCCAGGATGTAGGGCGCTTCGCTCACGGTCGCCGGAATGTTCTGGGTCGCGAATGGACCGAACTGATCGGAGACATGGGTATAGGCTTTGAGACCCGGCTCGGAGCCGTATTTCGCGTTGATGAGGTTCATGGCTTCGCCCTGCCGGGCAGCGGGAAAGAATTGCCCGTCGCTGGACGCGGTCACGCCGCCGCCCCAAAATTTGGCCATGGGCAGCC includes:
- a CDS encoding copper-binding protein → MKKLLLSTSLVLFASTGAFADVGHAKMAIGMPGHTAKVDRTIDVTLLENDEGEMLIESEEMTIKQGETIRFNITNKGELEHEFVLDTLENNAEHKIEMAKMDMEHDDPNRIRLDPGATGEVVWTFANAGTFEAACLIPGHYESGMHRAVSVGDQMAQADVEYTSGTIKKIDAKAGKVTIIHGPLVNLDMPAMTMVFRADEAIMAKMAEGQDIEFVADRVKGKLTVTQMK
- a CDS encoding heavy metal translocating P-type ATPase, giving the protein MIQVTEPHPRERSSDQAKDPVCGMSVTMSPQARQADYDGETFYFCSDKCQTRFEADPIYYASGTASDHSMTPKAGTQYTCPMHPEIVRDEPGACPICGMALEPMVPSDEPSEELTDFTRRMWISAAAAVPLVILTMGELVGLPVRDLIGHRLATYIEFLLATPIVLWAAKPFFVRGWASIVNRSPNMWTLIALGVGAAYIYSLVATFLPGVFPEAYRMGAGVGTYFEAAVVIITLIFVGQVLELRARERTGDAIRALLDLAPKTARRILPDGTEYDAPLENIVEGDRLRVRPGDAVPVDAKVVDGTSSIDESMITGEPLPVEKGPGDTVTGGTINKNGSLVIEAARVGADTMLSQIVEMVANARRSRAPIQGLADKVSSYFVPTVVVVAILSFAAWLGFGPEPALVFAIASAVSVLIIACPCALGLATPISITTAAGRGAQAGVLIKDAEALERMAKVDTLIVDKTGTLTEGKPKLTDVNALGDETEETILSLAAALEKGSEHPLAEAIVEGAKERGIKVGNAENFEAVTGKGVSGTVSGHAVALGNTAMMRDMSLDTSAAEEAADVLRSEGKTAMFVAIEGKLSGIVAVADPIKETTAEVIKELHEAGLRIIMATGDNERTARAVAQLLGIDEVRAGVLPEDKKALVDELHANGKKVAMAGDGVNDAPALAAADVGLAMGTGADVAVESAGITLLSGDLNGIVKARTLAVATIGNIRQNLFWAFAYNTLGVPLAAGVLYPVFGLLMSPMFAAAAMSLSSVSVIANALRLRRLRL